The following coding sequences are from one Virgibacillus necropolis window:
- the fliW gene encoding flagellar assembly protein FliW: MRIQTKYLGEVDSNEELVINFFSGLPGFTNESKFMLLDLPGNPVFQILQSIITPDIAFVLTNPYHFHQDYAFELDSTVNESLKITNEKDVTVFSIVTLKDPFENSTLNLKAPIIINPTSKLGKQYILNVDNYLTKTSITQVKSSVVRGV; this comes from the coding sequence ATGAGAATACAAACAAAATATTTGGGAGAAGTTGATTCAAACGAGGAGCTGGTAATCAACTTTTTTAGTGGTTTACCAGGGTTTACTAATGAGTCCAAATTTATGTTGCTCGATTTACCAGGAAATCCAGTTTTTCAAATCTTGCAATCTATTATAACGCCAGATATCGCATTTGTGCTAACAAATCCATATCATTTTCACCAAGATTATGCATTTGAACTTGATTCAACTGTAAATGAAAGCTTAAAAATTACTAATGAAAAAGATGTAACCGTATTTTCCATCGTTACATTAAAAGATCCATTTGAAAATAGTACCTTAAACTTGAAGGCTCCAATCATTATCAATCCTACTAGTAAACTGGGAAAGCAATATATTTTAAATGTAGACAATTATTTAACCAAAACATCGATTACACAAGTTAAATCCTCTGTAGTGAGGGGCGTATAG
- a CDS encoding flagellar protein FliT: MVRLKALVKITKELEEVLNQPIITKNRESVIEQINLLIEKRGKLMDSVKPPFTEEEKVMGKKLIILNESIQLKMTEVLDVLKVEMKQLKKQKKSNQNYVNPYKDVRTMDGMFMDSKK; encoded by the coding sequence ATGGTCAGGCTTAAAGCATTAGTGAAGATTACGAAAGAACTAGAAGAAGTACTAAATCAACCCATCATTACTAAAAACCGTGAATCAGTTATTGAACAAATTAATCTTTTAATTGAAAAAAGAGGTAAATTGATGGATAGCGTAAAACCGCCATTTACGGAAGAAGAAAAAGTGATGGGCAAGAAACTCATTATCCTAAATGAATCCATTCAATTAAAAATGACTGAAGTATTGGATGTGTTAAAGGTAGAAATGAAACAGCTTAAAAAACAAAAAAAGTCGAATCAAAACTATGTCAATCCATACAAAGATGTGCGAACCATGGATGGGATGTTTATGGATAGTAAAAAATAA
- the hpf gene encoding ribosome hibernation-promoting factor, HPF/YfiA family, translating to MKYNIRGENIEVTGSIRDYVQKKIGKLERYFDTPPTSDVHVNLSVYNDEQKIEVTIPMTNLLLRAEEQHIDLYAAIDLVVDKLERQIRKYKTKVNRRYRQNGAAKHVFAELEKEPPEDDVESDEIEIVKTKRFDLKPMDSEEAVLQMDMLGHTFYVFTNSISGDTNVVYRRNDGRYGIIEPNS from the coding sequence ATGAAATACAACATTCGTGGTGAGAATATTGAGGTGACAGGTTCGATACGTGATTACGTACAAAAGAAAATAGGTAAGCTAGAACGTTATTTTGATACACCTCCAACTTCTGATGTACATGTAAATCTAAGTGTCTATAATGATGAGCAGAAAATTGAGGTAACCATTCCAATGACGAACTTATTGCTTCGCGCAGAGGAACAGCATATTGATTTATACGCTGCCATCGACCTTGTGGTGGATAAGTTAGAAAGACAGATTCGTAAATATAAAACAAAAGTAAATCGTAGGTACCGTCAAAATGGAGCAGCAAAACATGTTTTTGCAGAACTTGAAAAAGAACCACCAGAAGATGATGTAGAATCAGATGAAATTGAAATTGTAAAAACAAAACGATTTGATTTAAAGCCAATGGATTCAGAAGAAGCTGTATTGCAAATGGATATGTTAGGACACACCTTTTATGTATTCACAAATTCCATTTCAGGTGATACAAATGTTGTTTATCGTCGTAATGACGGGCGATATGGAATCATTGAGCCAAACAGTTAA
- a CDS encoding TIGR03826 family flagellar region protein, protein MGELANCTRCDELYVKQMRDICKSCYDEEENAFRMVSQFLRLRKNREATLPEVVEETGVSKKLITRFIKEKRLLTSQFPKLAYPCETCDKNIISGKICSACSKELLRDLDNETHEEERAMRLKELENKQSAIYYSFKGDQ, encoded by the coding sequence ATGGGTGAATTAGCGAATTGCACTCGGTGTGATGAACTATATGTAAAACAAATGCGTGATATATGTAAAAGTTGTTATGACGAAGAAGAAAATGCGTTTAGGATGGTTAGCCAATTTTTACGTTTGCGAAAGAATAGAGAAGCAACTTTACCCGAAGTCGTCGAAGAAACGGGTGTAAGCAAAAAGCTGATTACAAGATTCATTAAAGAAAAAAGACTACTGACCTCCCAGTTTCCGAAGCTTGCTTACCCATGCGAAACCTGTGATAAAAATATTATTTCTGGTAAAATTTGTTCAGCATGTTCAAAAGAATTATTGCGTGATTTAGACAATGAAACCCATGAAGAAGAACGCGCAATGCGCTTAAAAGAATTGGAGAATAAACAATCAGCCATTTATTATTCCTTTAAGGGTGATCAATAA
- the flgM gene encoding flagellar biosynthesis anti-sigma factor FlgM yields the protein MKIQGANHTNFNPYKNQIQKQADMNKEVNQKDQLQISSQAKELQGNEKSTNERKAYVQEIKNAVQSGEYRVNPEKTASKMIAFWNKR from the coding sequence ATGAAAATCCAAGGGGCGAACCATACAAATTTTAATCCATATAAAAATCAAATTCAGAAGCAGGCGGATATGAACAAGGAAGTGAATCAAAAGGATCAGCTACAGATATCCAGCCAAGCGAAAGAATTGCAGGGAAATGAAAAGTCAACTAATGAACGAAAGGCTTATGTGCAAGAAATAAAAAATGCTGTACAGTCTGGCGAATATAGAGTGAATCCTGAAAAAACTGCAAGTAAAATGATTGCATTTTGGAATAAACGCTAG
- the csrA gene encoding carbon storage regulator CsrA, with translation MLVLTRKLNESIQVGDDIEIKVLGIEGDQIKLGIAAPKSVEIYRKEIYIEIQEQNNEAANLSTDLLGLLGNKDDKK, from the coding sequence ATGTTAGTACTTACGAGAAAGCTAAATGAATCTATTCAAGTTGGAGACGATATTGAAATTAAGGTATTAGGCATCGAGGGTGACCAAATTAAACTGGGAATAGCCGCGCCTAAATCGGTCGAAATCTATCGAAAAGAAATATACATAGAGATACAAGAGCAAAATAATGAAGCGGCTAATCTATCTACTGATTTGTTAGGACTATTAGGGAACAAAGACGACAAGAAATAG
- the flgK gene encoding flagellar hook-associated protein FlgK: protein MSTFHGLEMAKQALFAQQSALYTTGHNISNANTEGYTRQRVNFATQSPFPTASRNRPEIPGQMGTGVEAGSVQRVRDQFLDYQFRAENSKAGFWTSKTDSIARMESLMNEPSENGLSKTMDQFWQSLQDLSVNPKNAGARSVVAQRGLAVAETFNYLSSSLSSMRTDLKSQIDVTVKDANSILSQVNEINKQIQAIEPHGYLANDLYDERDRLIDELSGIVTIKVTYTKSGENSPAIADGLATIELVDDKGKGIGVTLVDGESGEINEFAVDYSEDNKFAVTSIRVGDEKIQTGNFNSNGSLYGFMESYGYEDANGSIKGTYTNMLASLDKMAIEFAGKFNEVHENGQDLKGNQGGVFFVGVVQETGAAASLTVSDAIMEDPDLIAASEDGDLGNGNNASALADVFDEPLDGLGENTSVKTFYESLIGELGVHAQEANRMAGNTIILKSQVENQRMSVSSVSLDEEMSNMIKYQHAYNAAARSLTAVDELLERIINNMGIVGR, encoded by the coding sequence ATGAGTACATTTCACGGGTTAGAAATGGCAAAGCAAGCTCTATTTGCCCAGCAATCAGCGCTATACACAACAGGTCATAATATTTCAAATGCGAACACAGAAGGATACACGAGACAGCGCGTGAACTTTGCAACGCAATCACCATTTCCAACTGCTTCTAGAAACCGACCGGAAATCCCGGGGCAAATGGGAACGGGCGTTGAAGCGGGGTCTGTCCAACGTGTACGTGATCAATTTTTGGATTACCAGTTTCGTGCAGAGAATAGTAAGGCTGGGTTTTGGACATCAAAAACAGATTCAATTGCACGGATGGAAAGTTTAATGAACGAACCATCTGAAAATGGTCTTTCCAAAACGATGGACCAATTTTGGCAATCACTTCAGGATCTTTCTGTTAATCCAAAAAACGCAGGTGCTAGATCTGTTGTTGCGCAAAGAGGGCTTGCTGTTGCTGAAACATTTAACTATTTATCTAGTTCTTTAAGTAGTATGAGAACAGACTTAAAGAGTCAGATTGATGTTACCGTGAAAGATGCAAATTCCATACTTTCTCAAGTGAATGAAATCAATAAACAAATTCAGGCAATTGAACCACATGGATATTTGGCCAATGATTTATACGATGAACGTGATCGTTTAATTGACGAGTTGTCCGGTATCGTCACTATTAAAGTTACCTATACAAAGAGCGGTGAAAACTCTCCAGCTATTGCAGATGGATTGGCAACGATTGAATTAGTAGACGATAAAGGTAAAGGAATTGGGGTAACGTTGGTTGACGGTGAATCTGGAGAAATTAATGAGTTCGCAGTTGATTATTCGGAGGATAACAAATTTGCGGTTACTTCGATTCGTGTTGGTGATGAAAAGATCCAAACAGGAAACTTCAATTCGAATGGATCACTTTATGGATTTATGGAATCGTATGGATATGAGGATGCTAATGGGTCTATAAAAGGTACATATACGAATATGCTTGCGAGTTTAGACAAAATGGCAATTGAATTTGCTGGAAAGTTTAATGAAGTTCATGAGAATGGACAAGATCTAAAGGGCAATCAAGGTGGTGTTTTCTTTGTGGGAGTTGTTCAGGAAACGGGTGCAGCCGCATCATTGACTGTATCTGATGCTATTATGGAGGATCCCGATCTAATTGCTGCTAGTGAGGACGGAGATCTTGGAAATGGTAATAATGCCAGTGCATTAGCGGATGTATTTGACGAACCATTGGATGGATTAGGTGAGAACACTTCAGTGAAAACCTTTTACGAATCATTAATTGGTGAATTAGGTGTTCATGCACAAGAAGCCAATAGAATGGCGGGAAACACGATAATTCTTAAGTCGCAGGTTGAAAACCAGCGAATGTCTGTAAGCTCTGTTTCTTTAGATGAAGAGATGTCTAATATGATTAAATATCAGCACGCATATAATGCTGCAGCACGTAGTTTGACAGCTGTTGATGAATTACTCGAGCGTATCATAAATAACATGGGGATAGTAGGAAGGTAG
- the flgL gene encoding flagellar hook-associated protein FlgL, with the protein MRITQGMLSNNMLRNLSNSYSTLDTYMNQLSTGKKINKPSDDPVIAMKGMNYRSQIIEVEQYTRNTNEVHNWMDNSDAALDKATQALQKMRELAVQASNDTYGDEERENIMEEVKQLKNHIIDIANTNVNGKFIFNGTKTDTKPITVTDDGTITIDQNGSPVMIEVSSNTKLQANVAGSEVFSSELFDKIDNFVSALDTNNQSEIEASIADLDGSINNVINARADLGARMNRLDLIENRLSSQEINATRMMSNNEDIDYEKVITKLIAQESVHRAALSAGSRIIQPTLLDFLR; encoded by the coding sequence ATGCGAATTACACAAGGAATGTTATCCAATAATATGCTAAGGAACCTATCCAACAGTTACTCCACATTAGATACATATATGAATCAATTATCAACTGGTAAAAAGATTAATAAACCATCAGATGACCCCGTAATTGCTATGAAGGGCATGAATTATCGTTCACAGATTATTGAAGTAGAACAATATACACGCAACACCAATGAGGTACATAATTGGATGGATAATTCAGATGCGGCTTTAGATAAGGCGACACAGGCTTTACAAAAGATGCGTGAATTAGCTGTTCAGGCCAGCAATGATACGTATGGGGACGAAGAGCGTGAAAATATCATGGAAGAAGTAAAGCAGCTAAAAAACCATATTATTGACATTGCTAATACAAACGTAAATGGTAAATTTATATTTAACGGTACGAAAACAGATACAAAGCCAATTACTGTTACTGATGATGGCACGATAACTATTGATCAAAATGGAAGTCCTGTCATGATTGAGGTATCTAGTAATACGAAGCTTCAAGCAAATGTTGCTGGATCAGAAGTTTTTTCATCGGAACTGTTTGACAAAATTGATAATTTCGTTAGCGCGCTTGATACAAACAATCAGTCTGAAATTGAAGCTAGCATTGCTGATTTAGATGGCAGTATAAATAATGTAATCAATGCTAGAGCCGATTTAGGAGCGCGGATGAATCGCCTAGATTTAATTGAAAATCGATTGAGTTCACAAGAAATAAACGCAACACGAATGATGTCTAACAATGAAGATATTGATTATGAAAAGGTAATAACAAAGTTGATTGCGCAGGAAAGTGTTCATCGTGCTGCATTGTCTGCAGGGTCGCGAATCATTCAACCGACCTTATTAGATTTTTTACGTTAA
- the fliS gene encoding flagellar export chaperone FliS: protein MSLNKYQTYQNNAVNTASGVELTMMLYNGCIKFIKQAKKNMNEKEYEAKNVNIQKAQNIIQELMLTLDPEIELSNEMLPLYEYMLYQLKEGNIKNDVTLLDEVLSFATEFRDTWKEVILKTRQSQYAQGAKF from the coding sequence ATGTCATTAAATAAATATCAAACCTATCAGAATAATGCTGTTAACACAGCCTCTGGGGTAGAGTTAACCATGATGCTTTATAATGGCTGTATCAAGTTTATCAAGCAGGCAAAAAAGAACATGAATGAAAAAGAATATGAAGCTAAAAACGTTAATATTCAAAAGGCGCAAAATATCATTCAAGAATTAATGCTAACGCTAGATCCAGAAATAGAACTATCCAATGAAATGCTACCATTATATGAATATATGCTTTACCAATTAAAAGAAGGTAACATTAAAAATGACGTTACATTATTAGATGAAGTGTTATCTTTCGCAACTGAATTCAGAGATACTTGGAAGGAAGTTATATTAAAAACACGTCAAAGTCAATATGCGCAAGGTGCAAAATTCTAA
- a CDS encoding DUF6470 family protein translates to MQLPQIRMQSQMAHISIQQTSGKQTIQQSEATLSIQQPKAEIKIQTTPSKLQIDQKKAWEDMNLLHVFKRIEKFANEGLQGANKGTARRVQQGDALMRIENKGNPIASQAIQNSFDQMKQLGIKFIPSASAVKINYQPSDVTVDVQTNKPIIQAEENQPVHTYLPRSVEIGMKNYQSLEIDFENLFFT, encoded by the coding sequence ATGCAACTACCTCAGATACGAATGCAGTCGCAAATGGCCCATATTAGCATTCAACAAACTAGTGGAAAACAAACAATACAACAATCTGAAGCAACCTTATCGATTCAGCAACCAAAGGCTGAAATAAAAATCCAAACAACTCCTTCTAAGCTCCAAATCGATCAAAAAAAAGCTTGGGAAGATATGAATCTCCTGCATGTTTTTAAACGAATTGAAAAGTTTGCAAATGAGGGACTCCAAGGTGCGAACAAAGGAACTGCTAGACGTGTACAGCAAGGCGATGCATTGATGAGGATTGAAAATAAAGGAAATCCCATTGCCAGTCAAGCTATCCAAAATAGCTTCGACCAAATGAAGCAATTAGGAATTAAGTTTATTCCATCGGCTTCTGCAGTAAAGATTAACTATCAGCCTTCTGACGTAACGGTTGATGTTCAAACAAATAAGCCGATTATCCAAGCAGAGGAGAATCAACCTGTTCATACTTATTTACCTAGATCAGTTGAAATAGGAATGAAAAATTACCAAAGCTTAGAAATTGATTTTGAAAATCTCTTTTTTACTTAA
- a CDS encoding ComF family protein, with protein MDCLWCDEEIMEQMTWSDFLLLPSKRSLCANCAAGLEFISGSRCSICSRSSEETLCLDCQKWKKAEGEDVLTKNHSIFTYNTTIQEMITKWKYRGDYCLGEIFKDTVVQSFETAFGYVERDLIVVPIPLSQERLTERGFNQAKMLTDFLPVETKEILTRIHSEKQSKKTRKERITTRNPFSLQETVKKNVILVDDIYTTGATLRHAARLLREAGCPQVYSFTLIRG; from the coding sequence ATGGACTGTTTGTGGTGTGACGAGGAAATAATGGAACAAATGACGTGGAGTGATTTTTTGTTATTACCTTCAAAACGTTCGCTTTGCGCAAATTGTGCAGCAGGTCTTGAATTCATAAGCGGATCACGTTGTTCTATTTGTAGTCGCTCTTCTGAAGAAACGCTATGTCTTGATTGCCAAAAATGGAAAAAGGCGGAGGGTGAAGATGTCCTTACTAAAAATCATTCCATTTTCACTTACAATACAACGATTCAAGAGATGATTACAAAATGGAAATATCGTGGTGACTATTGCTTGGGAGAGATTTTCAAAGATACCGTTGTTCAATCCTTTGAAACTGCCTTTGGTTATGTTGAACGTGACTTAATTGTGGTGCCAATTCCTTTGAGTCAGGAGCGGCTTACGGAGCGCGGATTTAACCAAGCAAAAATGTTGACTGACTTTTTACCAGTAGAAACAAAAGAAATCTTAACACGTATTCACAGTGAAAAACAATCAAAGAAAACACGAAAAGAACGGATTACAACCAGAAACCCATTTTCCCTTCAAGAAACAGTTAAGAAAAACGTTATTCTCGTCGATGATATATATACAACAGGAGCAACTTTACGCCATGCTGCAAGACTTTTAAGGGAAGCGGGATGTCCTCAGGTGTACAGCTTTACGCTAATTAGAGGATAG
- a CDS encoding flagellar hook-associated protein 2 gives MRIGGLATGMDIDQLVGKLMKAERMPLDRMEQDKITLTWKRDAFRDVNKKLLELDNMMLGMKYDSTYNAKSVTSSMKDAVIATGTASSSNGVYDIEVTRLAESAINIGGVIGTSIDPNAKLADQTFTGGFVEETFEFYTFFDKDGNKETHSYKVSGDDTLNDVLNRITEDDNNVRAFFDQQSDKIVLETTRTGDYNQSAEYGGAEIGFDTNNEFFTNTLKLATAEESGGKNAEFIYNGALTINSKENNYTLNGITFEFKDVTNGKSAKLTVDNNVDASFESIMKFVDKYNDVVETLNESQREETYRDYKPLTDKQREELSEDEAKLWDEKAKSGILSNESIISDGMFSMRRSWYANVETGGDYTSLTQVGLTTSNDYMDGGKLIVDPVELKKALSENPDAVQKLFSNSEEGASRGIVNRLEDSLESTMGRIEERAGGGSDTLENYTLGKRMKDLNEQISAFEDRLVRVETRYWGEFTAMEKAIQRMNQQSAQLMSQFGGA, from the coding sequence ATGCGTATTGGTGGGTTGGCGACAGGAATGGACATTGATCAGCTTGTGGGTAAGTTAATGAAAGCTGAGAGAATGCCATTAGACCGTATGGAGCAGGATAAAATAACCTTGACTTGGAAACGGGATGCATTTCGGGATGTTAATAAGAAACTATTAGAATTAGATAACATGATGCTAGGTATGAAGTACGATTCTACCTATAATGCAAAATCAGTTACTTCTTCTATGAAAGATGCTGTTATAGCGACAGGAACTGCTAGTTCTTCGAATGGAGTATATGATATTGAAGTTACACGGTTAGCGGAGTCTGCGATTAATATAGGTGGAGTTATTGGTACTAGCATTGATCCGAATGCTAAACTTGCTGATCAAACCTTTACTGGAGGATTTGTTGAGGAAACGTTTGAATTTTATACCTTTTTTGATAAAGACGGTAATAAGGAGACTCATTCATACAAGGTTAGCGGAGATGACACATTAAACGATGTATTAAACAGAATTACAGAGGATGACAATAATGTTCGTGCATTTTTTGATCAACAATCAGATAAGATAGTACTGGAAACCACACGAACAGGTGATTACAACCAATCAGCTGAGTACGGTGGAGCAGAAATTGGGTTCGATACTAATAATGAATTTTTTACTAATACACTAAAATTAGCAACCGCTGAGGAATCTGGTGGAAAAAACGCTGAATTTATTTATAATGGTGCATTAACAATTAATTCAAAGGAAAATAACTACACATTGAATGGTATCACCTTTGAATTCAAGGATGTAACAAATGGTAAAAGCGCTAAACTAACTGTTGATAACAATGTAGACGCATCGTTTGAATCGATCATGAAATTTGTGGACAAATATAATGATGTTGTTGAAACGCTAAATGAATCACAACGTGAGGAAACATATCGCGATTATAAACCGCTAACAGATAAACAGCGGGAAGAATTATCTGAAGATGAAGCTAAACTTTGGGATGAAAAAGCAAAAAGTGGGATTCTTAGCAATGAATCAATTATTTCAGATGGTATGTTTTCAATGCGACGCAGCTGGTATGCCAACGTTGAAACAGGCGGTGATTATACCTCATTAACCCAGGTAGGCTTAACAACTTCCAATGATTATATGGACGGCGGAAAGCTGATTGTTGATCCAGTAGAATTAAAAAAAGCATTATCGGAAAATCCAGATGCTGTCCAAAAGTTATTTTCAAATAGTGAAGAGGGAGCAAGTCGGGGTATCGTAAATCGGCTGGAGGATTCACTTGAGTCAACTATGGGGCGAATTGAAGAACGAGCAGGTGGAGGCTCAGACACGCTTGAAAATTATACGCTGGGTAAGCGTATGAAAGATTTAAATGAGCAAATTTCGGCGTTTGAAGACCGGCTGGTACGAGTGGAAACTCGTTATTGGGGTGAATTTACAGCGATGGAAAAAGCGATTCAACGGATGAATCAACAGTCGGCACAGCTAATGTCTCAATTTGGCGGTGCTTAA
- a CDS encoding flagellar protein FlgN, with amino-acid sequence MLSLQIIKSMEKLIMLHESLLVISEQKTVAIKEGNMEKLQPLLVKERKHVQALEQMETSRQKEVKAWFEVNNLQGKNETITTMLEMIDDKEQQKVLEDVTIHLTHSVTNLKRQEQLNQALIQQSLQFVELSLDMMNPSITNLNYGNTKETESIKRSVFDSKA; translated from the coding sequence ATGTTGTCCCTGCAAATTATAAAATCGATGGAAAAACTCATTATGTTACATGAAAGTCTTCTAGTTATTTCGGAACAAAAGACAGTTGCTATTAAAGAAGGTAACATGGAAAAGTTGCAGCCTTTACTGGTTAAGGAACGTAAGCATGTACAAGCGTTGGAACAAATGGAAACAAGCCGGCAAAAAGAAGTGAAGGCTTGGTTTGAAGTAAACAACTTACAAGGCAAAAATGAAACGATAACGACTATGCTTGAAATGATAGATGATAAAGAACAGCAAAAGGTGCTTGAGGATGTAACAATCCATCTGACTCACTCTGTTACAAACTTGAAACGGCAAGAACAGTTAAACCAGGCACTTATCCAACAATCCTTGCAATTTGTGGAACTGTCATTGGATATGATGAATCCATCAATCACTAATTTAAATTACGGAAACACAAAGGAAACGGAATCAATAAAACGTTCGGTATTTGATTCAAAAGCATAA